Part of the Bacillota bacterium genome, CCCTCTTGCCCACTAGCATAGGGACTATAAGGATGGAGCGTGTGACTTCAGGGTCGTCTCCAATAGTGCGTGCACCTTCTATGACTTCATTCTCCGGCCTGTTTATCATCAAGGGGGTACCCGTTCTTATGACCCGGCTCGTGAGGCCATCGTCCAGCCGGTACCGGCCAACCTGGTACCGCTTTCCCTTGTCCATCAGGAACACAATTTCCACCTCGAACGAATCCGCGTGGTACAATGCGACAAAGAAGGCGTCAAGAGGAAGGACACGCTCCACCTCGCGGTAGATCTTCTCAAAAAGCCGCTCGGGTTCCAGAACCGCTGAGAGGCTGCGGGAGATCTCGTTCAGGGTCGACAGGTAGTCTGCGCGGCGCCTCGCCTCGTCCAGGAGCCTGGCGTTGGCCACAACCACACTCACCTGCTTGCCCAAGGCCTCGAGCAGTCTTCTGTCCTCATCCGTATACACGGTGCCCTCCTCTGTGTCGGCAAAAGCCAGCGCACCTATGAGTTCCTTGCCGGCAAAAAGTGGAGTCGCGAGGACAGCCGCGAAACCGTGATCGGCCATGTCCCTGATGGTGTGGGGATCAGTCGAGGAATCCGGCATGGTCACAGTCTCTCTGCGTTTCAGGGCAAGACCCAGGCATCCGTCCGCTGGGGCCAGTGTCCTGCCCAGCATGCCCGGCGGGAGGTTCTTCGCCGCTTCAATGACGAACTTCCCCTGCCTGTTCTTGAGGACAACCGCGCCCGCGTGCGCGTCGAGCACCTCAAGCCCCGCCTGCAGAACTAGCTCGAGGGTGGCGTGGATCCCGAGCCCGGTGTTTATCTCCCTGTTCACCCTGGCC contains:
- a CDS encoding GAF domain-containing protein translates to MSGLSKQDTVQDDQGEVARLTKPGAMVLRGIVIVAGICFVLREFALSPAIFVTFVPAGLLVYVFERASQFYGQRVANTMASMADIVIISAAVHLTGGIESHAFPLYFVELIAYSLGDGLVPCAGLGALAAASYGFVALGASSGTRWVLVFRCAVIVLSGSGLNILAQVFRSFAASALTERAECERYARWEHVLARVNREINTGLGIHATLELVLQAGLEVLDAHAGAVVLKNRQGKFVIEAAKNLPPGMLGRTLAPADGCLGLALKRRETVTMPDSSTDPHTIRDMADHGFAAVLATPLFAGKELIGALAFADTEEGTVYTDEDRRLLEALGKQVSVVVANARLLDEARRRADYLSTLNEISRSLSAVLEPERLFEKIYREVERVLPLDAFFVALYHADSFEVEIVFLMDKGKRYQVGRYRLDDGLTSRVIRTGTPLMINRPENEVIEGARTIGDDPEVTRSILIVPMLVGKR